A single Myxococcales bacterium DNA region contains:
- a CDS encoding SCP2 sterol-binding domain-containing protein yields MLPEMKARGRGRWRGGGGASAGKRRRAGGRHGDDDLGRVHRDPRPSSATPDLVGKIDASYLFKVTNPDSAWVVDLKPARARSPGAGAADCTLEISEADFIDMTTGKSDPSEALHHRQAERSAAT; encoded by the coding sequence GTGCTGCCGGAGATGAAAGCGCGTGGGCGCGGGCGGTGGCGCGGCGGCGGCGGCGCTTCAGCCGGTAAGCGGAGGCGCGCCGGCGGGCGACATGGTGACGACGACCTGGGACGTGTTCATCGCGATCCGCGACCGTCGAGCGCAACCCCCGACCTGGTCGGCAAGATCGACGCGAGCTACCTGTTCAAGGTGACGAACCCGGACTCGGCCTGGGTCGTCGACCTCAAGCCGGCAAGGGCGCGGTCACCGGGCGCCGGCGCCGCCGACTGCACGCTCGAGATCAGCGAGGCCGACTTCATCGACATGACGACCGGCAAGTCGGACCCGAGTGAAGCTCTTCACCACCGGCAAGCTGAAAGATCAGCGGCAACGTGA